The window AATTTGAAAATATAATTGTCATTTATGATAATTACATCGCTATGTCTACCCTCATTTATCAGGTATTCCACTTTTGTTATATTAATGTAAGGGCATCTGCTTCTTATAAGCCCCATATACATATTCTCTTTTTCATCCATACAGAATTTTTCACCACCCATTAGCTTTTACGCCTTATATCAATATAAAAGCTTTATATTTGATTCAGGCCAGTCTCTTAACCTTAATACGGTATTTGAGAGACTTGAATATCCATTTCCAATAAAGAAATCACATTTTGAAGCTATATAAGTATCTTTAATTATTTCAATAGTATCCTTCACAAGCTCTACTCCTTTGTGACGCTTATTTGGGTAGCTGAGAAGGGCAGTAGGAACTCTCTCTTTAAGAGGTACCTTCTTGCTGTCGGTACATATTAACATATCGTTTTTGTTATACAGCTTTTTATATTGCTTATAAACGGCATTTGAATCGGTTATGAGAAACAAGTGTCGTACATTGTACTTTACAATAAACTGCCATATATTCGGCTTGTAAAACTCATTCAGGTCATATAATTGAGCCACCTCGTTTACTATTGCCTTCTCTCTTACATGTACCCCTAAAATAGGTCTTTCGTCTCTGAAATCCGGATTAGTATTTACAAATTTTTGAACTTCTTTTAGTATTGACGGCTGTAATTTTATATATGTGTCAAATATAAACCTGTATATCTGATACGGAGTTTTCCCATAGGCCCAATGGCCACTTCTTACATATGGCAAAAGTGCTCTCAAAGGGTAATAAGTATCACTTACAACCACATTGGCTTCACTTCTCATCATACCGTTGAGTTCTCTATTTTCCATTTTGTATCTATCTGTATCTTCAGCCAGTACATTTTCAAACCTCCATACCACAGGGTAGTAAGAATACTCCGGACGTACTACATCGTGGAAGTTATATTGGGATATAGGCTCAAAAAATGTTTCATATGAATTTGTATTAATGGATTCACTGTAGAGGCTTTCCATTCCCCAGTATACTACCGGAATCCGGTTTGTCAGTTCGGCGGCAAACATCTGACATATCACATGGTCCACATCATTCCATATGCTGCCTCCCAGTGACTTTATCAGAAGAAATCTACTATTCGACATATGTGTTAACACCTCCATAAAATTCCGAGTACTCCAACCTGTGATTTTTGCTTTCCATCAGCCTTCTGTTACTCTCTTCCTTTACTCTCTTTTTAGCAAGTTTTTTTTCATCGTTTAAATCTCTGTAAAAAAGAATAATGTTTGGGTCCGGCCAGTCCTTGAGCCTTTTAATTGTATATGAAACATTGGAATAGCCGTTTCCAATAAAGTAATCACATTTTGCTCCAAGATATGTGTCTTTTATAATTTCTATGCCCTTACGTCTTTTTGCTGAATAATCCTGTAGATGCGGTGCATCCTCAGTTGCACTTAACGCACCTCTTCTGCATTCTGTATAAACTACTTTGTCTCCATACAATCTTAAAAATTCCTTCAAAATATCTTCACAATCCGTAAGAAGCAGTATTTTCTTTATATCATTCATGGCGCTGAAGTTTTCTATTTCCTTATAGTATCGCTTGTTCAAACGCCCAAGATTCTCAACTTCCCTTACTTTATCCCCACCCCTGATGTGGACAGACAGAGTTAGCCCTTTATCCTT of the Ruminiclostridium papyrosolvens DSM 2782 genome contains:
- a CDS encoding O-fucosyltransferase family protein, producing the protein MPNDRFLLIKSWGCGFWSDVDHVMGQLLAAELTNRIPVIHWGPNSLYAESFKTNAFDLYFEPVSNYTIDDVIKYNYTYFPPVWSYDNVMVEDLDKITWAYRNLGEMMNTSANVLVSDVHYFIKPLINYIKKDHWAYGMTAHQIYRTLFDKYLKLKPDIEQEIQDFYDEKLKDKGLTLSVHIRGGDKVREVENLGRLNKRYYKEIENFSAMNDIKKILLLTDCEDILKEFLRLYGDKVVYTECRRGALSATEDAPHLQDYSAKRRKGIEIIKDTYLGAKCDYFIGNGYSNVSYTIKRLKDWPDPNIILFYRDLNDEKKLAKKRVKEESNRRLMESKNHRLEYSEFYGGVNTYVE
- a CDS encoding O-fucosyltransferase family protein, whose amino-acid sequence is MSNSRFLLIKSLGGSIWNDVDHVICQMFAAELTNRIPVVYWGMESLYSESINTNSYETFFEPISQYNFHDVVRPEYSYYPVVWRFENVLAEDTDRYKMENRELNGMMRSEANVVVSDTYYPLRALLPYVRSGHWAYGKTPYQIYRFIFDTYIKLQPSILKEVQKFVNTNPDFRDERPILGVHVREKAIVNEVAQLYDLNEFYKPNIWQFIVKYNVRHLFLITDSNAVYKQYKKLYNKNDMLICTDSKKVPLKERVPTALLSYPNKRHKGVELVKDTIEIIKDTYIASKCDFFIGNGYSSLSNTVLRLRDWPESNIKLLY